The Peptococcaceae bacterium 1198_IL3148 genome window below encodes:
- a CDS encoding ABC transporter ATP-binding protein: protein MLVTDDITMRFGGVTAVSKLALDIKQGEIIGLIGPNGAGKTTCFNMITGVYKPTEGNIYFNGQNITGSRPDVITKLGIARTFQNIRLFQSMTVLENVMISKHVRLKASPLEAILGLPRYTKARKQHYQECMELLRQVQLDDVANEMATSLPYGKQRRLEIARALATQPSLLLLDEPAAGMNPQESLELMDFIAKIRDQFNLTILMIEHHMEVVMGICERIYVLDYGQTIASGIPSEIQSNQQVIEAYLGAVETSA from the coding sequence ATGTTAGTGACCGATGATATTACCATGAGATTTGGTGGTGTAACAGCGGTATCCAAGCTTGCCCTAGATATTAAGCAGGGCGAAATCATCGGTTTAATTGGGCCCAATGGTGCGGGAAAAACCACTTGTTTTAATATGATTACCGGAGTGTATAAGCCCACCGAAGGCAACATTTATTTTAATGGACAAAATATTACCGGCAGTCGACCTGATGTAATTACTAAATTGGGTATTGCCCGGACATTCCAAAACATCCGCTTGTTTCAATCGATGACAGTTTTAGAGAACGTGATGATATCTAAACACGTTCGCCTAAAGGCTAGTCCTTTGGAAGCCATTTTGGGGCTACCCCGGTATACCAAGGCACGCAAACAACATTATCAGGAGTGTATGGAACTTTTACGACAGGTGCAACTGGATGATGTGGCCAATGAAATGGCAACATCATTGCCCTATGGTAAGCAAAGAAGGTTGGAGATAGCCCGGGCGCTGGCTACTCAGCCCAGCCTTCTACTGCTGGATGAACCGGCGGCGGGAATGAATCCGCAGGAATCGCTAGAGCTGATGGACTTTATCGCTAAGATAAGGGATCAGTTTAATTTAACAATACTGATGATTGAACATCACATGGAAGTGGTAATGGGCATTTGTGAGCGGATCTATGTACTGGATTACGGTCAAACCATTGCCAGCGGTATTCCATCGGAAATACAGAGCAATCAACAGGTTATTGAAGCATATCTGGGGGCGGTGGAAACCAGTGCTTAA
- a CDS encoding metallophosphoesterase: MIAAKNIKYFLSQVMGRLYVPPELCGTTEHKVLHLSDTPTSLYSAIGCLVNTLKPEVIIHTGDLADDIKLEHNAHRIDLYDQAVEPLIKMLENSSADKICIIPGNHDDVDVISGHIAKTELLTEGQVVEINNYSFGLAHRLKRLPPRADYKLYGHNFKRPLKKMENEVYLNGIQSINVILLPSNEVVKIPYTWGTNRDRKMGDRYMLPNTI; the protein is encoded by the coding sequence ATGATAGCGGCCAAAAATATTAAATATTTTCTATCCCAAGTAATGGGCCGTTTGTACGTTCCCCCGGAACTTTGTGGTACAACGGAACATAAGGTGCTCCATTTAAGCGATACGCCAACATCCCTTTATTCAGCCATTGGTTGTTTAGTAAACACATTGAAACCCGAGGTGATAATTCACACTGGCGACTTGGCGGATGACATTAAACTGGAGCACAATGCCCACAGAATTGATCTTTATGACCAGGCGGTGGAGCCATTGATAAAAATGTTGGAAAACAGTTCGGCAGATAAAATATGTATAATTCCCGGGAACCATGACGATGTGGATGTGATCAGCGGGCATATCGCAAAAACAGAGCTATTAACCGAGGGGCAAGTGGTGGAGATAAACAATTATAGTTTTGGTTTAGCTCACCGATTAAAGAGGTTGCCCCCGAGGGCCGATTATAAACTATATGGTCATAATTTTAAAAGACCGTTAAAAAAGATGGAAAACGAAGTGTACTTAAACGGCATCCAGAGCATAAATGTAATTTTATTGCCATCCAATGAAGTGGTTAAAATACCGTATACCTGGGGAACTAATCGCGATCGTAAAATGGGTGACCGCTACATGCTTCCCAATACAATTTAA
- a CDS encoding transcriptional regulator — protein sequence MTLHEYFKQAANRLPEEANRVLTTLLNAGKMNKEELSLMSTTKRAVLDHILFQLYALGLVDISTEGKSKMCEITKLGENYLVITKEEAV from the coding sequence GTGACTTTACATGAATATTTTAAACAAGCGGCTAACAGGTTGCCAGAGGAAGCCAATCGGGTGCTAACCACTCTACTGAATGCAGGCAAAATGAATAAAGAAGAGTTAAGCCTAATGTCCACCACCAAAAGGGCGGTATTAGACCACATTCTGTTCCAGTTATATGCGCTGGGATTAGTGGATATTAGCACCGAAGGCAAAAGCAAAATGTGTGAAATAACCAAACTGGGTGAAAATTACCTGGTAATCACCAAAGAAGAGGCTGTATAA
- a CDS encoding ABC transporter ATP-binding protein, with protein MLKIEDLNVYYGGIHALKGITLEVPENKIVTLIGANGAGKSTTLRAISGLVPAASGKITFKGEEITSKKTVDIVKRGITLVPEGRRIFANLTVLENIKMGAYGRNDKDGINQDIQHIYEIFPRLKEREWQKAGTLSGGEQQMLAIGRALMSRPKMLMMDEPSLGLAPLLVKEVFNIILDIYQEGMTILLIEQNATAALQIADYGYVLETGKIALEGPGKELANNDAVRKAYLGGK; from the coding sequence GTGCTTAAAATTGAAGATTTGAACGTATATTATGGTGGTATCCATGCATTAAAGGGTATCACTCTGGAAGTGCCAGAAAATAAAATTGTGACGCTGATCGGAGCCAATGGTGCGGGCAAAAGTACTACTTTGCGGGCCATAAGCGGTTTGGTCCCTGCTGCCAGTGGCAAAATAACCTTTAAAGGTGAGGAAATCACCAGTAAAAAGACAGTGGATATTGTAAAAAGGGGCATTACCCTAGTGCCCGAGGGACGGCGAATTTTTGCCAACTTGACAGTGTTGGAAAACATCAAAATGGGTGCCTATGGCCGTAATGACAAAGACGGAATCAATCAAGATATTCAGCACATCTATGAAATATTCCCTAGGTTAAAGGAACGGGAGTGGCAAAAGGCGGGGACGCTATCCGGTGGCGAACAGCAAATGTTGGCCATTGGTCGGGCGTTAATGTCCCGTCCCAAAATGTTGATGATGGACGAACCGTCATTGGGGTTGGCGCCCCTTTTGGTTAAAGAAGTTTTTAATATTATTCTCGATATCTATCAAGAGGGCATGACAATACTGCTGATTGAACAAAATGCCACGGCAGCCTTGCAAATTGCAGACTATGGATATGTGTTAGAAACCGGTAAAATAGCTTTAGAGGGGCCAGGAAAAGAACTGGCTAATAATGATGCGGTGCGCAAAGCTTATTTGGGGGGTAAATAA